A single window of Rubripirellula lacrimiformis DNA harbors:
- the hisG gene encoding ATP phosphoribosyltransferase — protein sequence MGSDRNLRIGIPSKGRLSDIAGELLGQAGLNFRRQSRGLFARVSGLPIDIIFLRTDDIPTLCNEGAIDMGITGSDLVEESAVDVKTRMKLGVGRCRLAICVPDNAAYQSAADLDQKRIASSFPTITNTYLAAHGASAHLVSLSGSVEVMIQLGVADAIVDLVETGSTLAANRLRVLEDIGSYETVLIQNNRGHDPDTADRIVRRLEGVVIARDYSSLEYNVPRSKLAEVEQITPGYDSPTVNSLEDKNWCSVRAMVRRKDIIDTMERLEAAGASAIIETPILNCRL from the coding sequence ATGGGATCTGACCGTAACCTCCGCATTGGCATCCCCAGCAAGGGCCGACTCAGCGACATCGCTGGCGAACTGCTCGGCCAAGCCGGTTTGAATTTCCGGCGACAATCGCGAGGCCTGTTTGCGCGGGTCAGCGGGTTGCCCATCGATATCATCTTTCTTCGCACCGATGACATCCCCACGCTGTGTAACGAGGGCGCCATCGACATGGGGATCACCGGCAGCGACCTGGTCGAAGAGTCGGCGGTGGATGTCAAAACGCGAATGAAGCTTGGCGTTGGCCGTTGCAGGCTAGCGATCTGTGTGCCCGACAACGCAGCCTATCAATCGGCCGCCGATTTGGACCAGAAACGGATCGCGTCCAGTTTTCCGACCATCACCAACACCTACTTGGCCGCTCATGGCGCCAGTGCACATCTGGTATCGCTGTCCGGTTCCGTCGAAGTCATGATCCAGCTTGGCGTTGCCGACGCGATCGTGGATCTGGTCGAAACCGGCAGCACCCTGGCCGCCAACCGCTTGCGTGTGCTTGAAGACATTGGTTCCTACGAAACCGTTCTGATTCAGAACAACCGTGGTCATGATCCCGACACCGCCGACCGGATCGTCCGACGGCTCGAAGGCGTTGTGATCGCACGTGACTATTCGTCGCTGGAATACAACGTGCCGCGATCGAAGTTGGCCGAGGTGGAACAGATCACGCCGGGTTACGATTCACCGACCGTGAATTCGTTGGAAGACAAAAATTGGTGCAGCGTTCGCGCCATGGTCCGCCGCAAAGATATCATCGACACGATGGAACGATTGGAAGCCGCTGGTGCTTCGGCGATCATCGAAACGCCGATCCTGAATTGCCGACTGTAG